From the genome of Lasioglossum baleicum chromosome 13, iyLasBale1, whole genome shotgun sequence, one region includes:
- the LOC143215023 gene encoding uncharacterized protein LOC143215023 isoform X3: MTDSQQQFCLRWNNFQANITSQFEALRDDEDFVDVTFACDGRRLQAHKVVLSACSPYFKELFKTNPCKHPIIFMRDVEFEHLQSLLEFMYAGEVNISQAELPTFLRTAESLQIRGLTDSQNIQHNNEKHLKTNNIHTSNGRGLISPSLEEDRSRTSPASSPPPLKRLCKRSDSPQISSPVPAAVACAPGTPRTRPLIEPQVQLDCYKDLDIVEPKIELPEYGSDDDCSPKQEVNTLPSRFLSLDGGMEVVPSYPPSYQEGGAGGGGGGGGGGGGSLEGGQPGPSHASNTELNQEQQADLRKLHSLDPRPCPVCNRMYSNLSNLRQHMRLIHNPQSVTCPLCNKPFKTKLYLKRHLVSFHDLGVTERHRQEEIYQQQQPKAQQQTGAQTHLQIQAQQTDTVKPFPVTRVSTEEGTPAVTLENKSRAFQDGAYEVNPTSVESKHFQSNMMQFDAAYH; encoded by the exons ATGACGGATAGTCAGCAGCAGTTTTGCTTGCGTTGGAACAACTTTCAAGCTAACATCACCAGCCAATTCGAGGCCCTCAGAGATGACGAGGACTTCGTCGATGTCACCTTCGCCTGCGATGGTAGGCGTCTCCAGGCGCACAAGGTTGTCCTCTCCGCGTGCAGCCCTTACTTCAAGGAGTTGTTCAAG ACAAATCCATGCAAGCATCCAATAATATTTATGCGAGATGTGGAGTTCGAACACCTACAGTCACTTTTGGAGTTTATGTATGCTGGGGAAGTTAACATATCTCAAGCTGAATTGCCTACATTTCTACGAACTGCTGAGTCTCTGCAAATCCGTGGCCTCACCGACTCTCAAAATATTCAGCACAACAACGAAAAG CATTTGAAAACTAACAACATACATACATCAAATGGCCGTGGGTTGATCTCACCAAGTTTGGAGGAGGACCGTAGCAGAACATCACCAGCCTCAAGTCCTCCACCATTGAAAAGGCTGTGCAAACGAAGTGATTCGCCTCAGATATCTAGTCCAGTACCAGCTGCAGTGGCCTGTGCTCCTGGAACGCCACGCACACGGCCATTAATTGAGCCCCAAGTTCAACTCGACTGCTACAAAGATCTCGATATTGTTGAG CCAAAAATAGAATTACCAGAATATGGAAGCGATGATGATTGTTCTCCAAAGCAGGAGGTTAACACACTGCCAAGTCGTTTCCTTAGCCTTGACGGTGGCATGGAGGTTGTGCCATCTTATCCACCTTCTTATCAAG aaGGAGGAGCagggggaggaggaggtggtggaGGCGGAGGTGGCGGATCGTTGGAAGGAGGGCAGCCAGGACCATCTCACGCCAGCAATACGGAGCTAAATCAAGAACAACAAG CTGACCTACGCAAACTGCACTCGCTGGACCCACGCCCCTGTCCTGTCTGCAACCGCATGTACAGTAACTTGTCGAACCTGCGTCAGCACATGCGCCTCATCCACAACCCCCAGAGTGTCACATGCCCCCTTTGTAACAAGCCATTCAAGACCAAGCTCTACCTGAAACGCCACCTGGTCAGCTTCCACGACCTCGGCGTCACAGAGAGACACCGTCAAGAAGAAATCTACCAGCAACAGCAGCCAAAGGCACAACAGCAAACTGGAGCGCAAACTCATCTACAAATTCAGGCGCAGCAAACAGATACTGTCAAACCCTTCCCCGTGACCAGAGTTTCTACAGAAGAGGGCACACCCGCAGTGACTCTGGAGAATAAATCAAGAGCATTTCAAGATGGTGCTTACGAGGTCAATCCGACCAGTGTTGAATCAAAGCACTTTCAGAGCAACATGATGCAATTCGATGCAGCATACCACTAA